The following are encoded in a window of Clostridium thermarum genomic DNA:
- a CDS encoding L-threonylcarbamoyladenylate synthase, giving the protein METKITIMHEDGLDMDALEEAGYIIRKGGLVAFPTETVYGLGANALDEAAVKKIFEAKGRPQDNPLIVHIARFDLSAYAKEVPPIAEKLAKTFWPGPLTILLKKADIIPSTTTAGLDSVGLRMPSNKIARTLIEKAGLPIAAPSANISGRPSPTEVSRCIEDLSGKVDYIIGGDKSEVGLESTVVDCTVTPPCVLRPGGITLEMLRDIDPDIYIDPAIMMKSDNNLKPKAPGMKYRHYAPKAPVKIIKGDLQKTIEKINEIVQNYIDRNMKVGIMATEETKKYYPLGEVVSLGSRDNLQSIAQNLFETLRTLDDKGVDVIISEAFEEKGIGIAVMNRLNKAASFDITTL; this is encoded by the coding sequence ATGGAAACAAAGATTACTATTATGCATGAAGATGGATTGGATATGGACGCTCTTGAAGAAGCAGGATATATAATAAGAAAAGGCGGGCTCGTGGCCTTTCCCACAGAAACGGTTTACGGACTTGGGGCCAATGCCTTGGACGAGGCTGCAGTTAAGAAGATATTTGAAGCCAAAGGCAGACCGCAGGATAATCCATTGATTGTACATATTGCCCGTTTTGATTTAAGCGCTTATGCAAAAGAAGTTCCGCCTATTGCAGAAAAATTAGCAAAGACCTTTTGGCCTGGGCCACTGACCATTCTTTTAAAAAAGGCGGATATAATACCAAGTACTACCACTGCAGGGTTGGATAGTGTAGGGCTTAGAATGCCAAGCAATAAAATAGCTCGCACTCTTATTGAGAAGGCAGGACTGCCTATAGCAGCACCTTCAGCTAATATTTCCGGAAGGCCCAGCCCAACGGAGGTATCCAGATGTATAGAAGACCTAAGCGGAAAGGTTGATTACATAATCGGTGGAGATAAAAGTGAGGTTGGATTGGAATCAACAGTGGTAGATTGCACAGTAACACCCCCCTGTGTGCTAAGACCAGGTGGAATTACCCTGGAGATGCTTAGAGACATTGATCCTGATATTTATATAGATCCGGCCATTATGATGAAGAGTGACAACAATTTAAAACCCAAAGCTCCGGGGATGAAATATAGGCATTATGCCCCTAAAGCACCTGTTAAGATTATTAAGGGAGATTTACAAAAAACTATTGAAAAAATCAACGAAATAGTGCAAAATTATATAGATAGAAATATGAAGGTTGGAATAATGGCAACAGAGGAGACTAAGAAATACTATCCTCTTGGAGAAGTAGTTTCCTTAGGCAGCAGAGATAATCTTCAGTCTATTGCCCAAAATCTTTTTGAAACCTTAAGAACTTTAGATGACAAAGGCGTTGATGTTATTATATCTGAAGCTTTTGAAGAAAAGGGAATAGGAATAGCTGTAATGAATCGTCTCAATAAGGCCGCTTCATTTGATATTACTACACTTTGA
- the rpiB gene encoding ribose 5-phosphate isomerase B, whose amino-acid sequence MKIAIASDHGGFRLKAYIIEYLKKSGIEYKDFGAYDESSCDYPDYAEPVAKAVVAKEYDFGILICGTGIGIGIAANKIPGVRAALCHDTFSAHATREHNDANILTMGERIVGPGLAIDIVDTFLRTKFEGDRHKRRIDKITELEKNIVNNEWGKTK is encoded by the coding sequence ATGAAAATTGCCATAGCATCTGATCATGGAGGCTTTAGATTAAAGGCATATATCATTGAGTATCTGAAGAAAAGTGGGATAGAGTATAAGGATTTTGGAGCCTATGATGAATCTTCCTGTGATTATCCAGACTATGCTGAGCCGGTTGCAAAGGCTGTTGTTGCAAAAGAGTATGATTTTGGCATACTTATATGTGGTACAGGTATAGGCATAGGTATAGCAGCTAATAAGATTCCAGGTGTAAGAGCGGCTTTATGCCATGATACTTTCAGTGCACATGCTACCAGAGAGCATAATGATGCCAATATATTGACAATGGGAGAAAGAATTGTTGGTCCAGGATTAGCAATTGACATAGTAGATACCTTCTTAAGGACCAAATTCGAGGGAGACAGACATAAAAGAAGAATCGACAAAATCACTGAGCTGGAAAAAAATATAGTAAATAATGAATGGGGGAAAACAAAATGA
- the wecB gene encoding non-hydrolyzing UDP-N-acetylglucosamine 2-epimerase, translating into MEKIKVLTIFGTRPEAIKMAPLVKELNSREEIQSRVCVTAQHREMLDQVLNLFNIVPDFDLNIMQTRQSLTGITSRVLEGLEDVFDLEKPDMILVHGDTTTTFAGALAAYYKQIKVGHVEAGLRTFDKYFPFPEEMNRKLCGALADLHFAPTKGSKANLLREGVNEDSIYITGNTVIDALAYTVEENYTFENEILNKIDYSKKVIMVTAHRRENWGEGIENICTAINKIVEKNSEAEVVYLVHLNPVVKDVVYRELGNKERIHLLPPLDTKETHNLMNKCYLVMTDSGGLQEEAPHLGRPVLVLRDVTERPEAVEAGTVKLVGTQIDEIYTAAMELINNRGTYDAMSRAVNPYGDGKASIRICDAILKYFNRGKGKVEVFDY; encoded by the coding sequence ATGGAAAAAATAAAGGTTCTGACTATATTCGGAACAAGGCCCGAAGCTATAAAAATGGCTCCCCTGGTAAAGGAGTTAAATAGTCGTGAAGAGATTCAGTCAAGGGTTTGTGTGACCGCACAACATAGAGAAATGTTAGACCAGGTCCTAAATTTATTCAATATTGTCCCTGACTTCGATTTGAATATTATGCAGACAAGGCAGAGTCTTACTGGAATAACCTCCAGGGTTCTTGAAGGGCTGGAAGATGTATTCGACCTTGAAAAGCCTGATATGATACTAGTACACGGTGATACTACTACAACTTTTGCTGGCGCCTTGGCTGCCTACTACAAGCAAATAAAGGTTGGTCATGTAGAGGCGGGCCTTAGAACCTTTGATAAATATTTTCCCTTCCCTGAAGAGATGAATAGAAAGCTCTGCGGAGCTCTGGCGGACCTTCATTTTGCACCCACAAAGGGATCAAAAGCTAATCTTCTGAGAGAAGGGGTGAATGAAGATAGTATTTATATAACCGGGAACACTGTGATAGATGCCTTGGCCTACACTGTTGAGGAGAACTATACCTTTGAGAATGAGATATTAAACAAGATCGATTACTCAAAAAAGGTTATTATGGTTACCGCTCACCGAAGAGAAAATTGGGGAGAAGGAATTGAAAATATTTGCACAGCTATTAATAAAATCGTTGAAAAAAACAGCGAAGCAGAAGTGGTATATTTAGTACATTTGAATCCGGTGGTGAAGGATGTAGTTTATAGAGAGCTGGGTAATAAAGAAAGAATTCATCTGCTTCCGCCTTTGGATACAAAAGAAACCCATAATCTAATGAATAAATGCTATTTAGTTATGACGGATTCCGGTGGACTTCAGGAAGAAGCTCCTCACCTAGGAAGACCTGTACTGGTTTTGAGAGATGTTACAGAGAGACCGGAAGCGGTTGAAGCCGGCACCGTAAAATTGGTTGGTACACAAATTGATGAAATATATACTGCTGCAATGGAACTCATTAATAATAGGGGTACCTATGATGCCATGAGTAGAGCAGTAAATCCCTATGGTGATGGAAAAGCGTCAATTAGAATATGTGATGCAATACTAAAATACTTCAATAGAGGAAAGGGTAAAGTGGAGGTGTTTGATTACTAA
- a CDS encoding MraY family glycosyltransferase gives MDNLFLLSFIAAITSFFITPLIRKAAYRYGVLDIPRGKRKIHKKPIPLLGGLAIYIPFIILVVAKAGVINRAEWGIILGGLIIVIGGVLDDKWELRPCQKLLFQLMASMVLIIMGLRIEMITNPFGSLVPYIDIGFLSIPFTVIWVIGITNALNLIDGLDGLAAGIALISTLTILLIAIMKERIGAAYLTAILSGAIAGFLPYNFNPASIFLGDTGAQLLGFLLAAISIEGAIKSATIFSIIVPIFIIGIPIFDTLFAIVRRKINGKPIMQADRGHLHHRLLDMGLTQKQAVLVMYVISIVLSMLAIVSIQIDSSVAYYLLTFIIFIIILVCWKLGFFKHRE, from the coding sequence ATGGATAATTTATTTTTATTAAGCTTTATAGCGGCAATCACATCATTTTTTATAACACCTTTGATAAGAAAAGCTGCATACAGATATGGCGTACTAGATATACCCAGAGGTAAAAGGAAGATTCATAAAAAACCAATTCCTCTTTTAGGCGGTTTAGCAATATACATACCCTTTATTATATTGGTGGTTGCTAAGGCTGGAGTTATTAACAGAGCTGAATGGGGAATTATTCTAGGGGGACTAATAATTGTTATAGGAGGAGTATTGGATGATAAATGGGAGCTCAGGCCCTGTCAAAAGTTACTCTTCCAGCTTATGGCCTCCATGGTATTGATAATAATGGGGCTGAGAATAGAAATGATTACAAATCCATTTGGAAGTTTAGTACCCTATATAGATATTGGATTTCTCTCCATACCTTTTACAGTAATATGGGTCATAGGTATAACCAATGCCCTTAATTTAATAGATGGATTAGATGGTTTGGCGGCGGGAATTGCCCTTATATCAACCTTGACAATACTTTTAATTGCTATTATGAAGGAAAGAATAGGAGCGGCATATCTTACGGCTATTTTATCCGGAGCTATAGCCGGGTTTTTACCCTATAACTTTAACCCTGCCAGCATATTTTTGGGGGATACAGGAGCCCAGCTTTTAGGATTTTTGCTTGCTGCTATATCCATTGAAGGAGCAATAAAATCTGCTACAATTTTTTCAATTATTGTTCCCATATTTATTATTGGGATACCTATTTTTGACACCTTGTTTGCAATTGTAAGAAGAAAGATTAACGGCAAGCCTATAATGCAGGCAGACAGAGGCCATTTGCATCATAGGCTGTTGGATATGGGGCTTACTCAAAAGCAGGCTGTACTGGTAATGTATGTAATCAGTATAGTACTGAGCATGCTCGCTATTGTTTCTATACAAATCGATTCTTCTGTAGCCTATTATTTATTAACATTTATAATATTCATAATAATATTGGTATGCTGGAAGCTTGGTTTCTTTAAACATAGGGAATAG
- a CDS encoding low molecular weight protein arginine phosphatase, whose amino-acid sequence MNILFVCAGNTCRSCMAEAIFNHINNIENVKAFSAGISAVKGSQTSKNSAAVVQFNTGLDISKREAVQLTPEIMESSDLVLTMTYSIKNYLVGLFPHYENKIFALNEYVGVEGEISDPYGGDISVYNDTYKDIRKNLESLILKLKEDTSI is encoded by the coding sequence ATGAATATATTATTCGTATGTGCAGGGAATACCTGCAGAAGCTGCATGGCAGAAGCAATATTCAATCACATAAATAATATAGAAAATGTAAAAGCCTTTTCTGCAGGCATATCAGCAGTAAAAGGAAGCCAAACATCAAAAAATTCTGCGGCAGTTGTACAATTCAATACTGGCTTAGATATTTCAAAGAGAGAAGCTGTTCAGCTGACTCCGGAGATAATGGAGTCTTCAGATTTAGTACTCACTATGACCTATAGCATAAAAAACTATTTGGTGGGCTTATTTCCGCATTATGAAAATAAGATTTTTGCATTAAATGAGTATGTCGGCGTTGAGGGCGAAATTTCAGACCCTTACGGCGGCGATATATCTGTTTATAATGATACATATAAGGACATAAGGAAAAATTTAGAATCATTGATTTTGAAGCTAAAAGAAGATACCAGTATTTAG
- the upp gene encoding uracil phosphoribosyltransferase, translated as MSKVTQIAHPLIQHKLAIIRDKNTGSKDFRELVEEVAMLMAYEVTRDIQMEEVEIETPICVTKCKMLSGKKLAIVPILRAGLGMVDGMLRLVPAAKVGHIGLYRDEETLQPVEYFCKLPQDIQERDVIVVDPMLATGGSAIDAITLLKKRGAVNIRLVCLIAAPEGIKAVTEAHPDVDVYTAAIDEKLNEKGYIVPGLGDAGDRLFGTK; from the coding sequence ATGAGTAAAGTAACACAAATAGCACATCCGCTAATACAACATAAGCTTGCAATTATAAGAGATAAGAACACGGGCTCCAAGGATTTCAGAGAACTTGTAGAAGAGGTAGCAATGCTTATGGCTTATGAAGTTACCAGAGACATACAAATGGAGGAAGTAGAAATAGAGACTCCTATCTGTGTAACAAAGTGTAAAATGCTGTCAGGAAAGAAGCTTGCCATAGTACCAATACTAAGAGCAGGACTTGGAATGGTTGATGGTATGCTTAGATTGGTTCCCGCTGCAAAAGTTGGACATATAGGCCTGTATAGAGATGAAGAAACTCTGCAGCCTGTAGAATACTTCTGCAAGCTTCCTCAGGATATTCAGGAGAGAGATGTGATAGTGGTAGATCCAATGCTGGCAACAGGCGGTTCTGCAATTGATGCTATAACTCTTCTTAAAAAGAGAGGTGCGGTAAATATAAGACTTGTATGCTTAATAGCTGCTCCAGAAGGTATCAAGGCAGTAACAGAAGCACATCCTGACGTAGATGTATATACTGCAGCCATTGATGAAAAGTTAAATGAAAAGGGATATATAGTGCCAGGCTTGGGAGATGCTGGTGACAGATTATTTGGCACGAAATAG
- a CDS encoding ZIP family metal transporter, translating to MTIVLLSAIISLIGTMIGASIGVFLKRPSKSLLGGLLGFAGGLMLAIVVFDLIPESIESWSFPGTIIFAIVGILIVMTIDNLMPVSKDEMSSHYKVAFLTALGLMLHNFPEGIIMGCGFVAGKTLGLKMSIIIAVHDIPEGMAVSAPLMVSKVKVSKILLYVFITALPTALGAWIGIFAGSVSPNVLGACLASASGIMLYVVCGEMLPESNKVWDGITSTMGVLLGVLIGLVMINVI from the coding sequence ATGACGATTGTGTTGTTATCCGCCATAATTTCCTTAATTGGAACTATGATTGGGGCCTCTATAGGAGTATTTTTGAAGCGGCCTTCCAAAAGTCTGCTTGGTGGTCTGCTTGGTTTTGCCGGAGGTCTTATGCTGGCTATAGTGGTTTTTGACTTAATACCGGAGTCTATAGAAAGCTGGAGCTTTCCTGGTACCATAATTTTTGCCATAGTAGGTATACTAATAGTTATGACTATAGATAATTTAATGCCGGTTTCAAAAGATGAAATGAGTTCTCACTATAAAGTGGCATTTTTGACTGCTCTTGGCCTTATGCTACATAATTTCCCGGAGGGCATAATAATGGGATGCGGCTTCGTGGCCGGTAAAACCTTAGGCTTAAAGATGAGTATCATTATTGCAGTACATGATATACCAGAAGGTATGGCGGTTTCAGCACCACTTATGGTCTCAAAGGTTAAAGTTTCAAAGATACTGCTTTATGTGTTTATCACGGCACTGCCAACAGCCCTAGGTGCATGGATCGGTATTTTTGCGGGAAGCGTCTCACCCAATGTGCTAGGTGCTTGTCTCGCCAGCGCATCCGGAATTATGCTCTATGTGGTTTGCGGAGAAATGCTACCGGAGTCTAACAAGGTCTGGGATGGAATTACCAGCACCATGGGAGTGCTGCTTGGTGTCTTAATAGGCCTAGTAATGATTAACGTAATATAA
- a CDS encoding dCMP deaminase family protein encodes MDRRDKNNYYLDIAETVLERGTCLRRNYGSIIVKNDEIISTGYTGAPRGRKNCNDIGYCRREQMNVPRGKQYELCRSVHSEANAIISAARRDMIGATLYLVGKDAKTGDLVEHANSCTMCKRLIINSGIEKIIIRDTKDSYREIQIEEWIINDDSLEGDGTY; translated from the coding sequence ATGGATAGACGAGATAAGAACAACTACTATTTAGATATTGCAGAAACTGTATTGGAAAGAGGTACTTGTTTAAGGAGAAACTATGGTTCAATCATTGTTAAAAATGATGAAATAATATCAACGGGTTATACGGGAGCTCCACGTGGAAGAAAGAACTGCAACGATATTGGCTATTGCAGGAGAGAACAGATGAATGTCCCCAGAGGAAAACAGTATGAGTTATGCAGGTCGGTGCACTCTGAGGCAAATGCCATAATTAGTGCTGCAAGAAGAGATATGATTGGTGCTACACTATATCTTGTTGGTAAGGATGCTAAAACCGGTGACTTGGTAGAACATGCAAACTCATGCACCATGTGTAAAAGGTTGATTATAAATTCTGGTATTGAGAAGATTATTATAAGAGATACAAAGGATAGTTATAGGGAAATACAAATAGAAGAATGGATAATTAATGATGATTCACTTGAGGGTGACGGAACATACTAA
- a CDS encoding acetyl-CoA C-acetyltransferase — translation MREVVIVSAVRTAIGSFGGSLKDIPAVDLGALVIKEAVNRAGIKPEMVNEVIMGNVLQAGLGQNPARQAMIKAGLPVEVSAMTINKVCGSGLRAVSLAAQLIKAGDADIVVAGGMENMSRAPYVLDSARWGQRMGNGAMTDVMINDGLWDAFNNYHMGITAENIAEKWNLTREEQDAFAAASQAKAEKAIAEGKFKDEIVPVVIPQKKGDPIVFDTDEYVKPGTTAEKLAKLRPAFKKDGTVTAGNASGINDGAAAVVVMSAEKAAQLGIKPMAKIVSYGSRGLDPAIMGYGPVAATQAALAAANLTVEDLDLIEANEAFAAQSLAVAKDLKFDMDKVNVNGGAIALGHPIGASGARILVTLLHEMEKREAKKGLATLCIGGGLGTALVVER, via the coding sequence ATGAGAGAAGTAGTTATAGTTAGTGCGGTTAGAACTGCGATAGGTTCCTTTGGTGGAAGCTTAAAGGATATACCCGCTGTGGACTTAGGTGCCTTAGTAATAAAGGAAGCAGTTAATAGAGCGGGTATAAAACCTGAAATGGTCAATGAAGTAATAATGGGTAATGTTCTACAAGCTGGACTTGGCCAGAATCCTGCTAGACAAGCTATGATAAAGGCAGGCCTTCCTGTTGAAGTATCTGCTATGACAATTAACAAAGTATGCGGCTCAGGACTAAGAGCAGTAAGTCTTGCAGCTCAGCTCATCAAAGCAGGAGATGCAGATATAGTAGTTGCCGGTGGTATGGAGAACATGTCCAGAGCTCCTTATGTATTGGATTCCGCAAGATGGGGACAAAGAATGGGCAATGGTGCTATGACTGACGTAATGATTAATGACGGACTTTGGGATGCTTTTAACAATTATCATATGGGAATAACTGCTGAAAATATAGCTGAGAAGTGGAACTTGACAAGAGAAGAACAGGATGCATTTGCTGCAGCATCTCAGGCAAAGGCTGAAAAAGCAATAGCTGAAGGAAAATTCAAAGATGAAATAGTTCCTGTTGTAATACCACAGAAAAAAGGAGATCCAATAGTATTTGATACAGATGAATATGTGAAGCCGGGAACAACTGCTGAAAAATTAGCTAAACTAAGACCTGCCTTTAAGAAGGATGGAACAGTTACAGCAGGAAATGCTTCCGGAATTAACGATGGGGCTGCTGCTGTTGTGGTAATGAGTGCAGAAAAAGCAGCGCAGTTAGGAATTAAGCCAATGGCTAAAATAGTATCCTACGGTTCAAGAGGCTTAGATCCTGCAATAATGGGTTATGGACCGGTTGCAGCTACCCAAGCAGCTTTAGCAGCAGCAAATCTTACTGTAGAAGACCTTGATTTAATAGAAGCAAACGAAGCTTTTGCAGCTCAAAGTTTAGCAGTTGCTAAGGACTTGAAATTCGACATGGATAAGGTTAACGTAAATGGTGGTGCTATTGCACTTGGACATCCAATTGGAGCTTCCGGTGCAAGAATTCTGGTAACACTCCTTCATGAAATGGAGAAGAGAGAGGCCAAGAAGGGTCTTGCTACTCTATGCATAGGTGGAGGCCTTGGAACTGCTCTGGTGGTGGAAAGATAA